Proteins co-encoded in one Opitutus terrae PB90-1 genomic window:
- a CDS encoding nicotinate phosphoribosyltransferase, which translates to MTLATRPCFHESPLLTDLYQLTMAYGYWKTGTAHKEAVFHLFFRKAPFKSGYTIAAGLADAITWLRNLRFGPQELSYLATLVGNDGKPLFEAAFLKYLRAFRFTGDVDAVPEGTVVFPNEPLLRIKGPIIEGQLAETALLNFINFQTLIATKAARICEAAQGEPVLEFGLRRAQGVDGALAASRSAYIGGCAATSNVLAGQVFGIPVKGTHAHSWVMSFDDEAEAFQAYAEAMPNNSVFLVDTYDTLEGVRRAVAAGRWLRDNGHEMVGIRLDSGDLAYLSIEARKILDEAGFPDAVIVASNDLDEHIIASLKQQGAKIGLWGVGTKLVTAYDQPALGGVYKLAATRVPGGEWEFKVKLSEQSIKISNPGILQARRFTKGGEFIGDMIFNEEAMPLNTRMIVDPADVTRRKVMPADAVADDLLVPVFRGGELVYAAPTLEDIRARAREQLDRLYGGTKRLLNPHEYPVGLEPGLFDLKTQLVFKNRKVA; encoded by the coding sequence ATGACGCTTGCAACCCGGCCTTGCTTTCACGAATCGCCGCTCCTGACGGACCTCTATCAGCTGACCATGGCCTACGGCTATTGGAAGACCGGGACGGCCCACAAAGAAGCTGTCTTCCACCTGTTCTTCCGAAAGGCGCCGTTCAAGAGCGGCTATACCATCGCGGCCGGCCTTGCAGATGCGATCACCTGGCTGCGCAATCTCCGTTTCGGCCCGCAGGAGCTGAGCTATCTTGCGACACTCGTCGGCAATGACGGCAAGCCGCTCTTCGAGGCCGCATTCCTCAAGTATCTGCGTGCGTTCCGATTCACGGGTGACGTGGACGCAGTGCCGGAAGGCACCGTTGTGTTTCCGAACGAACCGCTGCTGCGGATCAAGGGGCCCATCATAGAAGGCCAGTTGGCGGAAACTGCGCTGCTGAACTTCATCAATTTCCAGACACTCATCGCGACGAAGGCCGCTCGTATCTGCGAGGCGGCCCAAGGGGAGCCCGTTCTGGAGTTCGGCTTGCGCCGAGCCCAAGGAGTGGACGGGGCCTTGGCTGCGAGCAGGTCGGCTTACATTGGCGGTTGTGCCGCCACCTCGAATGTCCTCGCCGGCCAGGTCTTCGGAATTCCTGTCAAAGGCACCCACGCGCACAGCTGGGTGATGTCGTTCGATGACGAGGCGGAAGCGTTTCAGGCGTATGCCGAAGCGATGCCGAATAACAGCGTGTTCCTAGTCGATACTTACGACACCCTTGAGGGCGTTCGTCGCGCCGTGGCCGCCGGGCGCTGGTTGCGGGATAACGGCCACGAAATGGTCGGAATCCGGTTGGATTCGGGCGACCTCGCCTATCTCAGCATTGAAGCCAGGAAGATACTCGATGAAGCGGGGTTCCCCGACGCGGTGATTGTCGCGAGCAATGATCTCGATGAACACATCATCGCGAGCCTGAAGCAGCAGGGAGCCAAGATCGGGCTTTGGGGCGTAGGGACGAAGCTCGTGACTGCCTATGATCAGCCCGCACTCGGAGGCGTCTACAAACTCGCCGCCACCCGCGTTCCCGGCGGCGAATGGGAATTTAAGGTGAAGCTTTCGGAGCAATCGATTAAGATCTCGAACCCTGGGATTCTCCAAGCCCGCCGGTTCACAAAAGGTGGAGAGTTCATCGGAGACATGATCTTCAACGAGGAAGCAATGCCTTTGAACACCCGGATGATCGTCGATCCTGCGGATGTCACTCGCCGCAAGGTGATGCCTGCTGATGCCGTGGCGGACGATCTCCTCGTTCCGGTCTTCCGAGGAGGCGAACTCGTCTACGCTGCCCCCACGCTGGAAGATATCAGGGCCCGCGCTCGGGAGCAGTTGGATCGTCTCTACGGCGGAACGAAACGGCTGCTCAATCCGCACGAGTATCCGGTGGGACTCGAGCCCGGTCTTTTCGATCTAAAGACCCAGCTCGTGTTCAAGAACCGCAAGGTTGCCTGA
- a CDS encoding LysR family transcriptional regulator: MFEALFSERGLSLDRLKVLIEVRDAGSIAQAAPGDPIRQSQYSRQLRELSEFFGCEVARRRGKLLKLTEQGERLAELAREHLRSLEDFRAECREENVAFTLGAGDSLIQWLVIPRLGKIIDAFPGVHFATTNLRTNEIVQQLTECRLDFGIIRKNAVAQGLKSVSLGVVRYTALVPAGLLTKRKKVILREFLSELPLATQTTDGQFTSGLRDLAKSLSVSLVPALSCQSFPQTMAALRSGRFAAIVPEIATQDLATGFAHRVDDPALRQLDREAMLAWNPRLVRVRPNAAKIAAKLQSSLVI; this comes from the coding sequence ATGTTTGAAGCACTTTTTTCCGAACGGGGGCTTTCGCTCGATCGTCTCAAGGTCCTCATCGAGGTGCGGGATGCAGGCAGCATTGCACAGGCCGCACCGGGCGATCCCATCCGGCAGAGTCAATACAGCCGCCAACTGCGCGAGCTTTCCGAGTTCTTCGGCTGCGAGGTAGCGCGGCGCCGAGGCAAGCTGCTCAAGCTAACGGAGCAGGGTGAGCGCCTAGCCGAACTAGCTCGCGAGCATCTCCGTTCGCTGGAGGATTTCCGGGCGGAGTGTCGGGAGGAAAACGTCGCCTTCACGCTGGGAGCCGGCGACAGCCTCATTCAGTGGCTGGTGATCCCTCGACTGGGAAAGATCATCGATGCGTTTCCCGGGGTTCACTTCGCTACGACGAATCTGCGAACGAACGAAATTGTGCAGCAGCTCACCGAGTGCCGCCTCGATTTTGGCATCATTCGAAAGAATGCCGTCGCTCAAGGTTTGAAGTCGGTATCGCTGGGCGTGGTCCGATACACTGCCTTGGTTCCGGCAGGGTTGCTGACCAAGCGAAAGAAAGTGATTCTCCGGGAGTTCCTCTCGGAGCTGCCGCTCGCTACCCAGACCACAGACGGTCAATTCACCTCCGGCCTGCGTGACCTGGCAAAGTCGCTTTCGGTGTCGCTCGTGCCTGCGCTCTCCTGCCAGTCGTTCCCGCAGACAATGGCCGCTCTGCGCTCAGGTCGCTTCGCCGCCATCGTGCCGGAGATTGCCACTCAAGACCTGGCGACCGGATTCGCTCATCGGGTGGATGATCCCGCTCTGCGGCAGCTCGACCGAGAAGCCATGCTCGCATGGAACCCGCGCCTTGTGCGTGTTCGACCCAATGCCGCCAAGATTGCAGCGAAGCTACAGAGCAGCCTTGTAATCTAG
- a CDS encoding HNH endonuclease, whose translation MNTDVLDKPIVLSLNRAWQVIGHRTIKQALIALNGGAAGLPPAVGVDIAYPKLEDGSWNFDRPLYLNPVAWDEWVKLPVRDFDFSISTPKLHLRVPTVIVSTQFDRMPLRIPRVTRQAVFERDRGVCQYTGEFVGKNGGNLDHVVPRDRGGRDSFENLVWSKKEINSLKANRLPHEAGLRLVRKPTAPKPLPVAATVREARHPDWRHFLHL comes from the coding sequence ATGAACACCGACGTTCTCGACAAGCCAATCGTGCTCTCGCTTAACCGCGCGTGGCAGGTCATCGGCCACCGGACCATCAAGCAGGCGCTCATCGCGCTCAATGGCGGCGCAGCTGGTCTGCCGCCGGCGGTGGGCGTGGACATCGCCTACCCGAAGCTCGAGGACGGTTCCTGGAACTTCGACCGGCCGCTCTACTTGAACCCGGTCGCTTGGGACGAGTGGGTGAAGCTGCCCGTGCGCGATTTCGATTTCTCGATCTCCACGCCGAAGCTCCACCTGCGGGTGCCAACAGTGATCGTCTCGACCCAGTTCGATCGCATGCCGCTGCGCATCCCGCGCGTCACGCGCCAGGCGGTCTTCGAGCGCGACCGGGGCGTCTGCCAATACACCGGCGAATTCGTCGGCAAGAATGGCGGCAACCTGGACCACGTCGTTCCACGCGATCGCGGCGGCCGCGACTCGTTCGAGAACCTCGTTTGGTCAAAGAAGGAGATCAACTCCCTTAAGGCTAATCGGCTTCCCCACGAAGCGGGCCTGCGGCTCGTCCGCAAGCCGACGGCACCCAAACCACTGCCGGTGGCCGCCACCGTTCGCGAAGCGCGGCACCCCGACTGGCGGCACTTCCTTCACCTCTGA
- a CDS encoding sigma-70 family RNA polymerase sigma factor, translating to MLLSVSSSPASLADTLTIVDVAVAAVARRLPAHVSREDLASAGKLALVEAMLRFDGPAEQLRGYCFARVRGALLDELRRLDPLSRHTRSQVTFVRRATAALEKELHRAPTRDEIVTATGYSHETLTQLERLAEAAQACSIDETDAYGDDLHVIEDEAACPARTAESLDAHSSVHVALARLPANHAHVLRRYYLDDATLDVIAGELGVSKERVRQLREAAEKKLREDFIVLAVWQSLLANR from the coding sequence GTGCTCCTCTCGGTATCCAGTTCACCGGCTTCGCTTGCCGACACGCTCACGATTGTGGACGTGGCGGTGGCGGCCGTCGCACGCCGGTTGCCGGCCCACGTGTCGCGCGAAGACCTCGCTAGCGCGGGCAAGCTCGCCCTCGTCGAGGCGATGCTGCGTTTCGACGGTCCGGCCGAACAGCTCCGCGGTTACTGCTTCGCCCGGGTTCGCGGCGCTCTCCTGGATGAGCTCCGCCGCCTTGACCCGCTGTCTCGCCACACGCGCAGTCAGGTGACCTTCGTTCGGCGTGCAACGGCAGCGCTGGAGAAAGAGCTCCACCGTGCGCCCACGCGGGACGAGATCGTCACGGCCACCGGCTACTCGCACGAGACGCTCACTCAACTAGAGCGTCTCGCCGAGGCCGCTCAAGCGTGCTCGATCGATGAGACCGACGCCTACGGTGACGACCTGCACGTCATCGAAGACGAAGCCGCGTGCCCTGCACGCACGGCTGAGTCGCTCGACGCACACAGCTCCGTGCATGTGGCGCTGGCGCGCCTGCCTGCGAATCATGCTCATGTGCTCCGCCGCTACTATCTCGACGATGCCACGCTCGACGTGATCGCCGGTGAACTCGGCGTCTCCAAAGAGCGCGTGCGCCAACTACGCGAAGCCGCCGAGAAAAAGCTCCGCGAGGACTTCATCGTTCTCGCGGTGTGGCAGTCGCTCCTGGCCAACCGATAA
- a CDS encoding RtcB family protein, whose translation MNMEIKARDLIAAGWHEGRRLGPALRRARDLESTGLARADVLTALEAEFPKQLAVTLPRYEPAPLAEAIEAETREEATNVAAARQRMTELLHVPVVKRGVIMPDACPSGGGRATIPVGGGIEVENAIIPGAHSADICCSMFATFFPANHPVGEMMDHLQKTTHFGAGGRPRGYQMTSAVLEEPVWDNPFLSGLRSRAQDFLGTQGDGNHFAYVGRIQFTEAQRAAIEAAGYTELSEWIMRRDGAFNVLVTHHGSRGLGADLYKRGQKAARLWCDENAKDIPDSAAWLPGDSPEGRDYWDALQYISRWTRQNHAVLHDALLRRLGQRALVQIGNEHNFVWKRGDSFFHGKGATPAWQDAQGRPLLGLIPLNMAREILLVLGSNNNDYLSFCPHGAGRNLSRTAMLAPYKDAEGELDPARVQETLAACTAGLDIRWFGGAPDLSESPLGYKDATKVKAQIDRFGLANVVGEIQPQGCIMAGEAPEPHWVRARREKRASHKAARREGEAETIDS comes from the coding sequence ATGAACATGGAAATCAAAGCCCGCGATCTCATCGCTGCCGGCTGGCACGAAGGCCGCCGCCTTGGCCCGGCCCTGCGCCGCGCCCGCGACTTGGAGTCGACGGGTCTTGCGCGTGCCGACGTTTTGACCGCGCTTGAAGCCGAATTCCCGAAGCAGCTCGCCGTGACCCTGCCGCGCTACGAGCCGGCTCCGCTTGCCGAGGCCATCGAGGCCGAAACGCGCGAGGAAGCGACGAACGTTGCCGCCGCGCGTCAGCGCATGACGGAGCTGCTGCACGTCCCGGTAGTGAAGCGCGGCGTAATCATGCCTGACGCCTGCCCGTCGGGCGGTGGTCGCGCCACGATCCCGGTCGGCGGCGGCATCGAGGTCGAAAACGCAATCATTCCCGGTGCGCATTCGGCTGACATCTGCTGTTCTATGTTCGCGACCTTCTTTCCCGCCAACCATCCGGTCGGCGAAATGATGGATCACCTGCAGAAGACGACGCACTTCGGCGCCGGCGGTCGTCCGCGCGGATACCAGATGACTTCGGCTGTGCTCGAAGAGCCGGTGTGGGACAACCCTTTCCTCTCCGGCCTGCGCAGTCGCGCCCAGGATTTCCTCGGCACGCAAGGCGACGGCAACCACTTCGCCTACGTCGGTCGCATTCAGTTCACCGAAGCGCAGCGTGCTGCCATCGAAGCAGCCGGCTACACCGAGCTGTCCGAATGGATCATGCGCCGCGACGGCGCGTTCAACGTCCTCGTCACTCACCACGGTTCGCGCGGCCTTGGCGCGGACCTCTACAAGCGCGGCCAGAAGGCTGCCCGCCTGTGGTGCGATGAGAATGCCAAGGACATTCCGGATTCGGCCGCGTGGCTTCCGGGCGACTCGCCCGAGGGTCGCGACTACTGGGATGCGCTCCAATACATCAGCCGTTGGACCCGGCAGAATCACGCCGTGCTGCATGACGCGCTTCTCCGCCGCCTCGGTCAGCGCGCGCTCGTGCAAATCGGCAATGAGCACAATTTCGTCTGGAAGCGCGGCGACTCGTTCTTCCACGGCAAGGGCGCCACTCCGGCATGGCAGGACGCGCAAGGCCGTCCACTGCTCGGCCTCATCCCGCTCAACATGGCGCGCGAAATCCTCCTCGTGCTTGGTTCGAACAACAACGACTACCTGTCGTTCTGTCCGCACGGCGCCGGCCGCAACCTCTCGCGCACCGCCATGCTCGCGCCCTACAAGGACGCTGAGGGCGAACTCGATCCTGCGCGTGTGCAGGAAACGCTTGCGGCGTGCACGGCCGGTCTCGACATCCGCTGGTTCGGCGGCGCACCGGACTTGTCGGAGTCGCCGCTCGGCTACAAGGACGCGACCAAGGTGAAGGCCCAGATCGATCGCTTCGGCCTGGCCAACGTCGTCGGCGAGATTCAGCCGCAAGGCTGCATCATGGCCGGCGAAGCACCCGAACCGCACTGGGTCCGCGCCCGTCGCGAAAAACGCGCGAGCCACAAAGCCGCGCGCCGCGAGGGCGAGGCCGAAACCATCGATTCCTAA
- a CDS encoding slipin family protein has product MKSNNIIKDTHRALWYEDGVMTRVLGPGRYKLPSRWRYLFRRKPQIEVIPVDVRERDLTIKGQEILTADKVAIRVSILVQFKVSDPVAALHQVNNHDERLYSDVQLAARRSLASMTLEQILTNRNQLSEDILNEVKGIAATYGVAILRADVKDLVFPGNLQEIMNKVLAAERLAQAQLVETRTKAEQQKIEAEAKAQIKLVEAKSTAETDVTIAESLAASRLKQAHAEAEALRIQNEAEIRALREQASAAEAYAKHPALLRLRELQALSETVKNANARIFVGFDKHADLKAEAKALMA; this is encoded by the coding sequence ATGAAAAGCAACAACATCATCAAAGACACCCACCGCGCTCTCTGGTATGAGGACGGCGTCATGACGCGCGTCCTCGGCCCCGGCCGCTACAAGCTGCCGTCGCGCTGGCGCTATCTCTTTCGCCGCAAGCCGCAGATCGAAGTCATCCCGGTCGACGTGCGCGAGCGCGACCTCACGATCAAGGGCCAGGAAATCCTCACGGCCGATAAAGTCGCGATCCGCGTGAGCATTCTCGTGCAGTTCAAAGTCAGCGATCCGGTGGCTGCACTGCACCAGGTGAACAATCACGACGAACGCCTTTACAGTGACGTGCAGCTCGCCGCGCGACGTTCGCTCGCATCGATGACGCTCGAGCAGATTCTCACTAACCGAAACCAGCTCAGCGAAGACATCCTTAACGAGGTCAAGGGCATCGCGGCGACCTACGGCGTCGCGATCCTGCGCGCGGACGTGAAGGACCTCGTTTTCCCCGGCAATCTCCAGGAGATCATGAACAAAGTGCTCGCCGCCGAACGCCTGGCACAGGCGCAGCTTGTCGAAACGCGCACAAAGGCCGAGCAACAGAAGATCGAGGCCGAGGCCAAGGCGCAGATCAAACTCGTCGAGGCGAAGAGCACCGCCGAAACCGATGTGACGATCGCCGAATCGCTCGCCGCGTCACGCCTCAAGCAGGCACACGCGGAAGCCGAGGCGCTGCGCATTCAGAACGAGGCTGAGATTCGCGCGCTTCGCGAACAGGCAAGCGCCGCCGAAGCCTACGCCAAGCATCCGGCACTCCTCCGCCTGCGCGAGCTGCAGGCGCTCTCCGAAACCGTGAAGAACGCCAACGCGCGCATCTTCGTCGGGTTCGACAAACACGCGGACTTGAAGGCGGAAGCCAAGGCGCTGATGGCGTAG
- a CDS encoding DUF4145 domain-containing protein — MNSGEKLKSVCNTCHAETLHDVLFEKKENGSEDITEDFLIQWGARWRVIQCRGCESIAMRLDAWNSEALDEKGRPEVETKYFPPRIFRQFPKWLRGDVLTQTCPDEVEGLMKELYVALQNDSRAAATMLIRAIFEHTMIDKVGDQKSFTANLNKFEAQGFIGKKHREVVGSMLEAGHASIHRAFVPAKEDLITLVDILEGVLQVVYVQVPKADEMKKRIPKRK, encoded by the coding sequence ATGAACTCCGGGGAAAAACTAAAATCCGTCTGCAACACCTGCCACGCGGAGACACTGCATGACGTGCTGTTCGAGAAAAAGGAGAACGGCAGCGAGGACATTACAGAGGATTTTTTAATCCAATGGGGCGCTCGATGGCGCGTCATTCAATGCCGCGGCTGCGAAAGTATCGCGATGAGGCTCGACGCTTGGAACTCGGAGGCTCTCGACGAAAAAGGCCGCCCCGAAGTGGAAACGAAATATTTCCCGCCCCGCATTTTTCGGCAGTTTCCTAAATGGTTACGCGGAGATGTGCTGACCCAAACGTGCCCTGACGAGGTCGAGGGGTTGATGAAGGAGCTTTATGTCGCGCTTCAGAACGACAGTCGTGCCGCCGCGACGATGCTGATCCGAGCAATCTTCGAGCACACTATGATCGACAAGGTCGGTGATCAGAAATCTTTCACCGCGAACCTAAACAAATTCGAAGCGCAGGGGTTCATTGGTAAGAAGCATCGCGAAGTTGTAGGTTCGATGCTCGAAGCCGGACACGCATCTATACACCGTGCATTCGTTCCTGCAAAGGAAGACCTCATCACGTTGGTCGACATCTTGGAAGGCGTCCTTCAAGTCGTTTACGTCCAAGTGCCGAAAGCGGACGAGATGAAGAAGCGAATCCCCAAACGCAAATAA